CCGGTCCGCTGTCCGCGGGGTGTAGCTGTAGATCGTCCGTCCGGCGGGATCGCCGATGCGCTGGAACAGATGGCCGTCGACCTTGCTGCCGCCGTTGGCGACCGCCGCGTAGGCCTGGGTGATCTCCAGCAACGACACCTCGCTGACCCCGAGCGCGAGGCCGAGATCGGGCTCCAGCGGCGACTCGACGCCGAGACGGCGGGCGGCGGCGGCGACCTCCTCCGCATGGCCGCGGGTCAGCCGGGCCGAGGCCGTGTTGGTGGAATGGGCGAAGGCGTCGGCCAGCGTCACCGACGGCGGGTAGCGGTTGTCGAAATTGCGGATGGCCCGCCCGTCGGTGAATTCCATGCGCGAACCGTCGACGCGGGAGTCCGGGGTCAGCCCGCGCTCCAGCGCCGCCAGGAAGACGAACAGCTTGAAGGCCGAGCCGGGCTGGCGGCGGGCCTGGAGCGCGCGGTTGAAATGGTCGCGCCGGGCCGCCGCGTCGCGCCCGCCGATCATCGCCAGGATCGCCCCGTCGCCGTCCAGCGCGACCAGGGCGACCTCCGCGTCGCCCAGGCTCTTGGCGTGGCGCTTCAGGGTGGTCTCCACGCTGCGCAGGGCGGCCGCCTGGAGATCGCGGTCGAGCGTGGTGCGCGCGGTGAAGGTCGGTCCCGGGCGGTCGCCGCCGTAGCGGTCGGCGGCGAAGCGGTCGAAGCGGGCCTTGGCCGTCTCGCGGAAATGGCCGGTGGACAGGACCGCCGCCTTGTTGGCCGCGGCCAGCATGGGGCGCTGGCGCTTGGTCTGCTCCGCCGTGCGCTCGGTGATGAAGCCCGCGTCGGCCATGGCGTCGAGCACCAGGGCGGCCTTGGCCTCCGCCTTCTCCAGGTCGGCGAAGGGGTTCAGGCGGGAGGGGGCGGGCAGCGAACCGATGAGCATCGCCGACTCCTTCAGCGACAGCTTGCCCGCCGGCTTGCCGAAGAAGACGCGGGCCGCGGCGTCCACCCCGTACGCGCCGAAGCCGAAATAGGCGCGGTTGAGGTACAGGTACAGGACGTTCTTCTTGCCGAGCTTTTCCTCGAAATCGCTGGCGCTGTACAGCTCGTACGCCTTGCGGGACCAGCGGTTGTAGCGGTTGAGGAAGATCAGCTTCATCGTCTGCTGGGTCAGCGTGCTGCCGCCCTGGCTGAAGCGGCCGGAGGTCACCGCCACGGCCAGCGCGCGGGCCAGACCCTGGAAGTCGATGCCGTCATGCTCCAGATAGCGCCGGTCCTCCTTGGCGATCAGCGCCTGGATCAGGTGCTTCGGCAGCTTCTCCAAGGTCAGCGTGTCGCCGTACGTCTCGCCGATCGAGCCGATGAAGCGCCCCTGCCGGTCGAGGAAGCGCACGCCATGGCCGCGGTTGTACGCCAGCACGTCGTCGACGGTGCGGAACTCGTCCCCGAACAGGTCCATCGCCCGGGCCGGAGGCGGGGCGGACAGGCCGGACAGCAGCGGCAGCGCGAGCGTCAGAGCCAGGGCGGCGCGGCGGAACAGGGATGGTCGGGGCATAGGCCGGATGTTGGAGGCGGAATGAGCCTCACGTCGGCGCACCGCCCCGCTTCCGCAATGCCGCTACCCCGGAATTGCGGACCGGCGGAACGGCGCCGCTGCTTAACGAAGGCGCCGCGTAACGAAGGCGGCGCCGCGCAACAAAAAAGCCCGCCGGAACCGGCGGGCCTTTTTGGGGGACGCGTGTGCTCTGCGGACGGCGGTCGTGCCGTCGCGCCGAAGGATCACCTCGGCGCGAGGACCATGACCATCTGGCGGCCTTCGAGCTTGGGCATCTGCTCGACCTTCGCCAGTTCATCCAGCTCGTCGCGCACGCGGACCAGCACGTTCATGCCAAGATCCTGGTGCGCCATCTCACGCCCGCGGAAGCGCATGGTCACCTTGACCTTGTCGCCTTCCTCAAGGAAGCGGCGGGCCGAGCGCATCTTCACGTCGTAGTCGTTGTCATCGATGTTGGGTCGGAGCTTGATCTCCTTCACCTCGATGATCTTCTGCTTCTTGCGCGCTTCGGCGGCCTTCTTCTGCGCCTCGTACTTGTACTTGCCATAGTCGAGGATCTTGCAGACAGGCGGTTCCGCTTGCGGAGCGATCTCGACGAGGTCGAGGCCTGCATCCTCAGCGGCCAGCAGCGCATCGCGCAGCGAAACGACGCCCACCATCTCGCCGTCGGCACCGACGAGACGGATCGAGCGAGCCGTGATCTCCCGGTTCACCCGCGGTCCATCGCGGGTCGGAGCGGCTTCGGACGGTATCCTGGCTATGGACGCTTCTCCATGACTGGAAACCCACCGGGGCGCGACCTCCCGGAGGGAAGCCCGCCCAAACGGTGCGGTCGGTTAAAACGGCGAATCGAAAGCGGCGGCGCCCGCGGGGGACCTCGCCTCCTCACTCAGTTTATTGAGCGCGGCGTCGAGGGCAAGAACTTCCTGATCCTTACCACCGAGGGTACGGAGAGCGACCGTCCGCTCCTCCGCCTCGCGCTTGCCCACGACCACCAGGACGGGAACCTTCTGAAGGCTGTGTTCACGGACCTTCAGGTTGATCTTCTCGTTCCGGGTGTCGAGTTCGGCGCGGATGCCATGGCGCTTGAGCAGGCTGACGACCTCCTGCCCGTAGCCGTCGGCCTCGTTGGTGATGGTGCAGACCACCGCCTGGACCGGGGCGAGCCACATCGGGAACTTGCCGGCGTAATGCTCGATCAGCATGCCGATGAAGCGTTCCAGCGAGCCCAGGATGGCCCGGTGCAGCATCACCGGACGATGGCGGGCGCCGTCCTCGCCGATGTAGGAGGCGTCGAGCCGCTCGGGAAGGTTCGGGTCGTACTGGAGCGTGCCGCACTGCCAGGTGCGCCCGATGGCGTCGGTCAGATGGAATTCCACCTTCGGGCCGTAGAAGGCGCCCTCGCCCGGCAGGTCCTCATACTCCAGCCCGGCGGCGTCGAGCGCCTGGC
The window above is part of the Azospirillum sp. TSH58 genome. Proteins encoded here:
- a CDS encoding transglycosylase domain-containing protein translates to MPRPSLFRRAALALTLALPLLSGLSAPPPARAMDLFGDEFRTVDDVLAYNRGHGVRFLDRQGRFIGSIGETYGDTLTLEKLPKHLIQALIAKEDRRYLEHDGIDFQGLARALAVAVTSGRFSQGGSTLTQQTMKLIFLNRYNRWSRKAYELYSASDFEEKLGKKNVLYLYLNRAYFGFGAYGVDAAARVFFGKPAGKLSLKESAMLIGSLPAPSRLNPFADLEKAEAKAALVLDAMADAGFITERTAEQTKRQRPMLAAANKAAVLSTGHFRETAKARFDRFAADRYGGDRPGPTFTARTTLDRDLQAAALRSVETTLKRHAKSLGDAEVALVALDGDGAILAMIGGRDAAARRDHFNRALQARRQPGSAFKLFVFLAALERGLTPDSRVDGSRMEFTDGRAIRNFDNRYPPSVTLADAFAHSTNTASARLTRGHAEEVAAAARRLGVESPLEPDLGLALGVSEVSLLEITQAYAAVANGGSKVDGHLFQRIGDPAGRTIYSYTPRTADRVIDPQTAATLKAMLAEVMRDGTGRTARLPAALAKRGAGGKTGTTNDYRDAWFIGFADGVAGRGLTVGVWVGNDGNTPMKGVTGGSVPAEIWRRFMVEASRLKG
- the infC gene encoding translation initiation factor IF-3; amino-acid sequence: MPSEAAPTRDGPRVNREITARSIRLVGADGEMVGVVSLRDALLAAEDAGLDLVEIAPQAEPPVCKILDYGKYKYEAQKKAAEARKKQKIIEVKEIKLRPNIDDNDYDVKMRSARRFLEEGDKVKVTMRFRGREMAHQDLGMNVLVRVRDELDELAKVEQMPKLEGRQMVMVLAPR